The segment CTTCACCGCGGCCTCGTCGACGTCGGTGGCGCCGACGGTCACGTCGACCACGAACACCACCACGTCAGCGGTCTGCACGGCGATCTCGGCCTGGGCGGCGATCGCCGCGGCCCGGTCACGCGCGTCCGGTTCCCAGCCGCCGGTGTCGACGACGGTGAACCGGCGCCCGTTCCACTGCGCGTCATACGGAACCCGGTCCCGGGTCACGCCGGGCACGTCCTCCACGACCGCCTGCCGGCGGCCGATGATCCGGTTGACCAGCGTCGACTTGCCGACGTTGGGGCGGCCGACGACGGCCACCACGGGAACCGGGCCCTGAAACTCGTCGGAGGACGACGAATCAGAAGAGGGAGAGAGGTCGAAACCACCCTCGAAATCGTTGAGATCGAGGCCGGCGGGAAGCTCAGTCACTTACTTACCTTGCTGTTGAGCAGTTCAAGAAGGTGGGCGACAACCTCGTCGATGCCCATGCCGGTGGTGTCCACCTCGAGGGCGTCGGAGGCCTGCCGGAGCGGGTCGACCGCCCGGCTGGAGTCGAGCTTGTCGCGACGGGCCAGGTCGGCCTCGGTTGCGGCGACGTCGGTGGCGTCCTCGGCGCTGCGCCGAGCGGCGCGGGCAGCGGCGGACGCGGTCAGGTAGACCTTGAGGTCGGCGTCGGGTGCGACGACCGAAGCGATGTCGCGGCCCTCGACGATGATCCGTGGGTGCGAGGCGATGATCGCCTGCTGCAGCGTCACCAGCTGCTTGCGGACCGCGGGGACAGCGGCGACCGCGGACACCGCGGAAGTGACCTCGGGGCCGCGAATCGGGGCGTCGACGTTGGTGCCGTTCGCGGCGAAGTGTGGCGCGGCGGGATCCGTACCGATCGACAGCTCGGTCTCCAGCGCGATCTTGGCGATCGCCTCCGGGTCCGTCAGGTCGGCGCCGCCCTGCAGAACTGCCCAGGTCACCGCCCGGTACATGGCGCCGGTGTCGAGATACACCCCGTCGACGGCCGCGGCGAGCCGCCGGGAAACGGTGGACTTGCCCGAGCCCGACGGCCCGTCGACGGCCACCACGCACTTCTCCGGCCGTTCCTGAAGAGCCACCGTTCCTCCAACCGTCCCCAACACCAACCCTCCCATTGTGCCCGCCCACGCAGTCATCGACGAACCGGGGCTGCATGCAGCAGATATCGACGAACCCGCCGGCTTCCGCTATGTTACTGATGAGTAACTACGAAGGGGGCCGCAATGCCGCAGCTCGACCGCCACGACGACGTCTACGTGCTCAACCTCGGTGACACCGAGAACCGACTCCACCCCGACCAGATCGCCGCCCTCAACACCCTGCTCGACGAGATCGAGAAGGGCCCCACCCCGGCCGCGCTGGTCACCACCGCCACCGGCAAGCACTACAGCCTCGGCCTCGACCTCGACTGGCTCGGTGAACACCCCGATCAGCGCGTCGCGTACGCCAAGTCTGTTCATGAATTGCTCGCCCGCGTGCTCACCCTGCCCATGGTGACCGTCGCCGCCCTGCAAGGGCACACCTTCGCCGGCGGCGCCATGCTGTCGCTCGCCCACGACCTGCGCGTGATGCGCGCCGATCGCGGTTTCTGGTGCCTGCCGGAAGCGGACATCGGCCTGCCCTTCACTCCCGGCATGAGCGCGCTGATCCAGGCCCGCCTCACTCCACAGGCCGCGCACGAGGCCATGATCACTGCCCGCCGCTACGGCGCCGAGGAGGCCACCGACCTGGGCATCATCGACCGGGCCGTCTCGGAAGACGCCGTGCTGAGCACGGCGATCTCCCTGGCTCAGGCCCAGGCGAGCAAGGCCGGTCACGCTCTGCGAATGATCAAAACCCGCATGTACCCCAGCGTCCTGGATGCCCTCGCCCTTTCCACCATCTGATTTGTATGCACGACCCGCTCAGCCCAGCGCAAAAGGCAAGTCGCCCCACCGTCTTCCCGAACCGCAACAAACGCGACCCTGCCCCCTCACGAGCCCGAATCCCGGCCCGGTCAAGATCAACCCCGGCTGACGCCCAGTGTCGCTTCCCGTGCGTTCAGCCAGCACTGACCGTCAGCCAAGCAACCCCGGCTGACGGTCAGCGTCGTGTGCGAACAGCTGAGGCAGCAGTGGCGGTCAGCCGAGCCCATTCGGCTGACGGTCACGGTCGCTTGCGGGCGACTGAAGCAGCAGTGGCGGTCAGCCGGGTGCTCGTGGCGCGGCCTGCGGCAGAACGCGGGGCAGCGAGGTGGCGGGGCGCGGCTGAGCGGCCTGGGCGGGGAAGGCGCGCCCGGCTATGGTTCGCCGATGAGCTTGGGGCGATCACTGCCGTCTGCGGTGCCGGTGGGGCTGCCCGAGTGGGAGAAGTACCGGCTTCTGCGGGCCGAGTCCGAGTACGCGTCGGTGCGGAAGGACGCGCGGGTCGCGTACGCAATGTGGTGTTTTGTGGGGTTGATCGGTGGTCACCGCTTCTACCTGGGTGACACCGGGCGCTCGATCGCGATGCTTTTCACGCTCGGCGGATGCGGGCTGTGGACTCTGCTGGACGTCTTCTTCGTCGGGCGCCGGGTTCGGGCTGTCAACCGTGACCGTCGCGCCGCGATCATGGCCCGCTACGGCATCGTCGATCAGACGCCCTGACCGCTGCGGGTGGGTCAGGTGCCCTGGTTCAGGGTGGGTAGCAGCTTGGCGGTGATGGCGCCGAGGCAAGCTACGTCGTCGGCCGTCAGGTGGTCGAAGATCAGGCGGCGGACTTCGGCTACGTGGCCTGGGGCGGCGGCCTCCAAGGCGGCCATGCCGGCGTCGGTCAGGCAGGCGATCTGGCCGCGTTTGTCGCTGCGGCAGGCCTGCCGGGTGACCCAGCCGCGTTGTTCGAGGCTGGCTACCGCGTGGGACAGGCGGCTGGTGGTGCTGCCGACCACCCGGGCCAGGTCGGTCATCCGCATCGAGTGGCCCGGCTCGTGGCTGAGCATGGCCAGGATCTGGTAGTAGGCGTGCGGGATTCCGGTCTCCTCCCGCAGCTGCCGGTCCAGGGCGGCGGGCAGCAGCATGAGCAGCTGGGCGACGTTGACCCAGGTCTGCTGCTCCCCGTCGGTGAGCCAGCGGGGTTCGACAGCGGGTCGGGTGTCGGTCACCTCATCATCCTCGCCGATCTTCAGTTCAGGGCGCGACCGCTGGGGCGAGCACGTGGGCGTTGGCCTCGCGGACGTGGTGGGCCAGGTCGGGGAGTTCGAGGACGTCGATGCCGTGGCCGCGCAGGGTCTCGACGCCGTCGCAGTCGGCGAACAGCAGGGGTTCGCGCAGGGCCAGGACCACCCGGTTGATACCGGCGGCCAGGACCAGGTTGGTGCAGGACGCCGGCCGGGAGCGGCGGGTCGTGCACGGCTCCAGCGTGGTGTAGATGGTCGCGCGGGAGAGGTCGGCGCCGGGAAGTTTGGCGAGGGCCACCTCTTCGGCGTGGTGAGTGGGGTCGATCTCGCCGGTGTAGCCGGTGGCCAGCACGGTGCCGTCGTGGTCGACGATCACGGCGCCGACGGCGTAGCGGGCGGCCACGAGCGGCGCGGTGCGGGAGACGGTGATCGCAGCGTGCATCCAGTGCCGGTCGGTGTCGGCGGTCACCGAAACAACAGCGGTCATATCAGCCGGCCAAGGGGAGGTCGAGGGTGTGGGCGGTGTGGTCGCGCTTCGCGGCCAGGTAGCGAGCGTTCGCGTCGGACAGGTGCACGCCGGTGCGGATCTGCTCGGTCACCGCGATGCCGAGCGTCTCCAGCTGGGCGGCCTTGTCCGGGTTGTTGCTGAGCAGGCGGATCCGGTCGGCGCCCAGCGCGGCCAGCATCTGCGCGGCGGGCGTGTAGTCCCGCTCGTCCTCGCCGTGACCGAGGGCCAGGTTGGCCTGGTAGGTGTCGAGGCCGGTGTCCTGCAGCGCGTAGGCGTCGAGCTTGGCGTACAGGCCGATGCCGCGGCCCTCCTGGCGCAGGTAGAGCAGGAAGCCGCCGGTCTGGGTGATGCGCTCGACGGCCTCGCGCAGCTGCGGGCCGCAGTCGCAGCGCTCGCTGCCGAAGACGTCGCCGGTGAGGCACTCGCTGTGCGGGCGGACCAGCGGGGCGGGACCACCCAGCGCGGAGCCGGCCAGGGCGGCGCGCCAGTCGCCGAGGGCGAGGGCGAGGTGTTCGCGGCCGTCAGCGAGACCGGTGAAGGTGTGCACTTCGGCGCTGGTCGTGTACCCGTCGGGGAACCGCAGCGGGACGACGACCCGGGTGCGCACCCTGGCCAGCGGTGTTCCCAGCGCGATCGTCATACCAAACCCCCATGTTGTTGAAGCTTCACCAAGCATCGTCCGGCGATGTTGAAACTTCAAGAACGATTTCGGTGGCGAACGCCACCCCCTGTTCCGGCGTCCCACGCAATCGGCAGCGGGGCGGCGCCACCCAAGGGGAGTTCCGAAATGCAACCACACGTACACCGGAGCAGGGTCGACTGCTGTCGATGGACGTGGCTAGAGTGGCCTGCTTTGGCGCTATTGGTACCGGCGCCGCACGACGGGGAGGTTTTGTGAACAAGCGACTGATGCGTGGCGGTATAGCACTGGCAGCGGCCGCGGTGCTGGCGATGACCGGCTGCGCCAACAACCAGGACGCGAGCACGGGCGGAGACACCCAGGCGGCGGCCGACACGTCGAAAGACCCGAACGAGGCCCTGGTCGCGGCGGCCACCAAGCTGCAGGAGCAGTCCTACAAGGCGGTCATCGACATGGGCGACTCCGGCAGCTTCCAGGGCGTGCTGGACCCGAAGAAGAACGTCAGCGAGTTCAGCATGGAGAACACCGCTGACGGCGAGACGCTGAAGACCGAGATGCGGACCGTCGACGGCGTCACCTACCTGCGGATGACCATGCCGGGTGCGGAGATCCCGGGGATGGACGGCAAGACCTGGCGCAAGATGGGCGGCGAGGGCGGTCCGGGCACGCTCGGCAACTTCGACGCCTCGCAGTACGCGAAGAGTCTGGAGACGGCGGCCGACGTGAAGTGGGCGGGCGCCGACACCCTGACCGGGACGATCGACCTGGCCAAGACCGGCAAGCAGATGGGTCTCGGCGCGGCCGACATCGCCAAGCTGCCGCAGCCGACGATCCCGTTCGAGGCGAAGATCGACGACGAGGGGCGGCTGACCCGCTACACGATGACCATGCCGGCCGCGCCGGGCGCCGAGCTGCCGACGAAGATGGACGTCACCTACTCCGAGTTCGGGGTGCCGGTCGACGTCAAGGCACCGGCCGCGAACGAGCTGGCGAAGGAGTAGGTCAAGGCTCCGGCTGCGAACGGACTCGCGACGAAGTAGCCGGTTCGAGACCGGCGCCGGTGCCCGCAGCCGCCCGGCGCCGGCTCGACACCACCGGCTCCAGCAGGACCACGACCAGCGCGGCGAGCGTCAGCCCGGCGCCGGCCAGCGCGGTGCTGCGCACCCCCGGCTCGGGGATCAGCACGCTGCCGAGGAACGCGCCGGCGGTGATGCCGACGTTGAACGCGGTCGACGTACCGGCCGAGGCCATGTCGGAGCTGGTCGGCGCGGTCTCCAAAGCCCGCACCCCGATCCCGGCGGCCATCCCGGCCAGCGCGAACCCGGACAGCCCCAGCGTGATCGCGGCCCCGACCTGCGACGTGCCGAACGCCCACTGGCAGCTCAACGCGACGAACTGGACGCCGATGAAACCGACCATGGTCAGCCAGCCGTTGCGGCCGACCACCCACCCGGCGACGAACACGCCGACCAGCCCGGCGAGCCCGCGCACGAACAACATCGGGCTGACCCCGGACTCGCCGAACCCGGCGACGTCGGTGAGGAACGGGCTGACGTAGGTGAACATCGTGAACGACCCGCCGACCGCCAGCGCGGTGTAGACGACGATCGCCCAGTAACGCCCGACGTCCGGAGCACTGCCGCGCGCGGTCTCCCGCTCCCCCGGCGGCGCGCTGGGCATCAGCACGACCAGGGTGATCAGGATGAGCAGGCTCAGGCCGCTGAGCGCGAGAAAGGCGATCTGCCAGCTGGTCTGCTGACCGAGCCAGGTGCCGACCGGGACGCCGGCGAGAGCGCCGAGGGAGCTTCCGGCGTACAGAATCGACAGTGCCCGCGGGCGCACCTGCGCGCGGAACAGGGCCGCCGCGGCCGGGGTGATGACCGCCCAGAAGATCGCCTGGCTGAGTGCGGTGACCACCCTGGCCGCCATCAGCGGCCCATAGCCGTCGAGGAACGCGCACAGCGCGTTCGAGACGGCGAAGACCGCGAGCAAGGCGCAGATCAGCAGCTTGCGCGGGATGCGCTGGGTGACTTTGGTGAGCGGCACGGAAGCGACGACCACGACCAGGCCGTAGACCGTGACCAGTAGCCCGACGGCGGAGACGGTGCTGCCGAGATCGTCGGCGATCAATGGCAGCAGGCCGATCGGCAGAGTCTCGGCGGTCACGTAGGTGAAGGTGGACAGCGTGAGCGCGATGAGCGACAGCACCGCGGGGGCGCTGCCGAGCCGGGATCTCATAGGGATTCCCCTTACCCGCCCACCGACCGGTTATCGGAAACCGGTAAGGAGGAAGGCGGCGAAGCCCGCCAAGGCTAACGGCACGGCAGCGGCCAGGGCCAGCAGGCGCTGGCGGGCGATCAAAACAATGATCAGTACGCCGAGCGCGGTGTTGATCAGCACGTCGGCGATCGGGGTGTTGCCGTAATTCGGGTCGCCGATGCGGGTGGCGTGCAGCAGGGCCTCGGCGAACAGGACGGCGCCGGGCAGGGCGGGGCCGGCGATGCGGCGCCAGTCGTGGTCGTGGGCCCAGGTGCCGCCGATGCCGAAGACGGTGCCGGCGATGACGCCGAACGCCATCCAGATGATCGAGCTGGGTTGCCTGATGACGGCCCAGTCGTCGTTCTGGATGAGGGCGGCGGCGATGTAGTAGCTGGGCACGGCGATGACGAGCATGGCGGAGGCGGCTGCTGCGGCGCGCAGACGGCCGGTGCGGATCCAGTAGCCGAAGGCGAACGCGGCGACCGCCCACACGGCTGAGGAGTTGCCGAGGTCGCCGAGCGGCGACGGCACGTATTTGATCCACACGAAGTCGAGGAAGCCGAGCAGGAAGCCGGCCGGCAGGACGGCAAGCGCCATCAGCAGCGTCGGCCGAGATGCGGCCGGCCGGAGAACAGCCGGCTGGAGATCAGGTTGCATGAGACCCTCACGCGTCGGTGGCTTTTCGGGCGCGATGGGCGCGCAGTTTGTGGCGGTTGCCGCAGCGTTCCATAGCGCACCAGCGGCGGGCGTTGGGGCGCGACGAGTCGACGAAGACGAGCGGGCAGTTGTCGCTGGCGCACTCGCGGATGCGGTCGGCGAGTGGTCCGGTGAGCAACTCGATCATCTCGCGGGCGAAGGTCGACATGGCCTGGGTGGCGGTGACCGGGGCGGCCCAGCCGACGGTGGCGCCGTCGGCGGCGAGCTCAGGGACCAGCGGGGCTTCGGCGGCGGCGGCGTTGATGACGGCGACGGCATCGGCCGGCAGCGGGAGGTGGTCGGCGCGGGCGTGGGCGGCCACCCAGATCGCCTGGCGCAGGATCTTTGCGGCGATGAGCTCGGCGGTGGTGACCGGCGTGGTGGGTGACACGCCGGGTGGCAAGACAGCGAGCCAGGCGGCCAGGTCGGCGGGCTGGTGCAGCGACTCGAAGACCGCGAACGGCCCCTCGCCGCCGGTGTGGGCGAAGTCGAGGCAGACGGCCCCGGCGTCGAAGCGGAATGAACCGCCGCGGGGATCGGTCAGCACTCGTCCGGTTGCGCTCGCTCGCATGAAACCACTATAACTGGTTATGCAAGAGGACACCGCTTCAACTGGTTACGATTTCGATTGGCACGGAGGAGTGACGATGAGCGTTCGGCACATCAACCCGGAGGGACTGCACCGGAGCCCGGCCTTCAGCCAGGCCGTGGTGGTCGAGCAGCCGGCCAAGACGATCTACATCGGCGGGCAGAACGGGGTCGACGCCGACGGCAAGGTCGTCGGGCCGACCATGGGCGAGCAGGCCCGACAGGTGTTCCGCAACATCAGGACGATCCTGGAGAGCGAGGGGGCGACACTGGCGAACGTCGTGCACTGGCGGATCGCCGCTCTTGAGGGGCAGACGTTCGACGACGGGGTGGCCGCGTTCCAGGAGGTGTGGGATCGCAACGATCCGCCGCCCGCGATCACAGTGCATTTCGTGTCGGGGCTGAACCCGGGATGCCTGGTGGAGATCGATGCGGTGGCGGTGATCTGACGCTTCGGCCCGGCGGCCGCGCTGGGAGCGTGCCCCAACGGCTCGCGGGGCGCTTGCGGGACACCGCTGGGGTCGTGCCCGGCAGCGGCTCGCGGGGTACTCGCGGGACACCGCTGGGGCGTGCCCGGCAGCGGCTCGCGGGACACCGCTGGGGTCGTGCCCGGCAGCGGCTCGCGGGGTGCTCGCGGGACGGCCACGATCGGGTTTCACAGGAGGGCGCGGACGGCGGCTGCGTCGGCGCGCCACCTCGTCTCGTCGAGCAGAGGTGGCGTGGTGGCCGGCAGCGGGCCGCCGTCGCCGACGTCGTCGGCGTAACGGGCGGTGACGTGGGTGTGCAGGTGCGGTTCCCAGTTGCCCATGGTCAAGTAGTTCATCTTGGCCGGCCGGAAGCAGTCGCGGATGGCGCGGGCGACAAAGATGACCTCGCGGTGATACTGGTCGGCCTCACCGACGGTGAGGTCCATCGGCTCGACGACGTGCCGGCCGCGCCAGACGACGACCGCGTAGCCGCGCACGAAGGCGCGGCGGGCGAAATACGCGTCGGTGACCTGGCCGGTGAAGATGCGCAAGCCGAAGTCGATCTCGTCGGGCCGCCCGTGGGCGCACCACCGGCAGTCGTCACCCGCCATCCGGGCTGCCCAGTCCCCCGCCCATGCCACGCTGCCCGACGGTAGACGACAGTCACGCTCCGCGCTGCCCCGCTCACCGCAGGGCGAGCACGCGCTGGCACGGACAGCTGCGCTCCGCACTGCCTCGCTTACTGCAGGGGGCTGGCACGGACAGCCGCGCTCCGCACTGCCCCGCTTACTGCAGGGCGGGCACGCGCTCGCGGGGGCGGCTGCGTGACACCGCCACGCCGGCCAGGCAGAGCGCGCCTCCGGCGAGGGTCAGCCAGCCGGGCACCTCACCCAGCAGCATCCAGGAGAGGAGGATCACCACCACGGGTACGGCGTACGTGGTCGACCCCATCTTGCCGGCGGTGGTGCGCGCCAACGCGTACGCCCAGGTGGTGAATGCGATCGCGGTCGGGAAGACGCCCAGGTAGATGACGTTGAGGGTGATACCGATTGGCGCCTCGGACACGTCCTCGATCAGCTGGCCGGCGAACGGCAGGCAGCAGATCGCGCCGATCAGGCAGCCGAACGTGGTGGCCTGCAGCGCGGTGGCGTGCCGCAGCGCCGGTTTCTGGGCGACTACCCCGGCGGCGTAGGTGACCGCGGCGACCAGGCAGAGCAGCACGCCCAGGATCGACGCGCGCCCGCCGTCGGACATCGACAGCCCGACGACTACGGCACCGGCGAACGAGACGGCGATCCCGGCGAGCAGCCGTGGTGGGAAGCCCTCCTTGAGCAGCCAGCTGGCCAGCAGGGCCATCACGGCCGGGCCGACGTTGACGATCATCGCCGCGGTGCCGGCGTCGACGAGTTGCTCACCCCAGTTCAGCGCGACCATGTAGACGCCGAACCAGAGCACCCCGGAGACCGCGATGCCCGGCCAGGCGGCGCGCGGCGGCAGGCCCTGGCGGCGGATGGCCAGGAAGATCAGCAGGGTGAGGGCGCCGGCGAGCAGCCGGCCCAGCGCGAGGGATCCCGGGTGGAAGTGCGGTGCGGCGGCCCGGATGCCGACGAAGGCCGAAGCCCAGAGGATCACGGTGACGGTGGCGGCGGCTATCGCGGGCATACCTGCGAGCCAACCGTGCCGGCCCGGTTCTGAGCTAGCGATTTTCGGACGTCACGCTCGCCGGCCCGGTCGCCGGGATCTGAGCTAGCGATTCTCGGACGTCGCGCTCGCCGGCCCGGTCGCCGGGATCTGAGCTAGCGATTTTCGGACGTCGCGCTCGCCGGTCTCGTCGCCGGGGTCTGAGCGAGCGATTTTCGGACGTCGCGCTCGTCTGTCTCGTCGCCGGGGTCAGATGAAGACATCCTCATCTCATTCTCATCCCAAGATCACCAGCGGTCGGCACGCTGAGTCTCGTGCGTGTGATACCCCGATTCCTCGTCCTGGCCGCGGTGCTCGTCATCCCGGTCCTGCTCGCCGTCGCCAGCCAGGCGATGACGCGGCCGCCCGGGCCGCCGGATCTGCCGGACGCGCCGATCGAGGTGTCGTTCGCGCCGACCACCGCGGTCGCACCACCGTCGGCGCCCACCGCCGGGCCGAGCGCGAGCGCGGGCACGAGCCCGGGCGCGAGCCCGGGCGCGAGCCCGGGCGCGAGCCCGGGCGCGAGCGCGGGCACGGGCACGGGCACGGGCACGGACAGCCTGGAACCGCCGGTCATCCGTACGCCCCGGCCGACTGTCGACGACGACGCCGAGGACACCGATGACGACGACTGACCCGGTCGCCGGGCGCGGCTCCTCGGTGCCGGCCCGGTGGCGGATCACCGGGTGGATCCTGCTGGCCACCACGATTGCGCTGGTCGCGGTGATCGTCACCGTGCGCAGCTCGCTGCTGGCCGACGGGGAACGCCGCGCGAACGCCGAGCTGGAGCAGGAGGCCGAGGAGTTCTCCGCGTTCCTCGCCGAAGGGGTCGATCCGACGACTGCGCAGCCGTTCGCCTCGCCGGACCGGGTTCTGGAGGTGTATCTGGCCCGCCAGCATCCGGACGATGACGAGGCCCTGATCGGGCTGGCCGGCACCGACGTGCTGGAGGCCGACCGGCGGGGCAGCGGCAGCACGCGGGCGCCGTACGACATCGCCGCGGACGCCGGGCTGCTGGCCGAGGTCAGCGACCCGGATGACCGGTACGGCTCGGTGGACACCCCGGCCGGGCCGATGCGCTGGGGACGCGTCGACATCGGCGCCGCCCCGGTCCGCGGGTCGCTGGTCATCGCCATCTTCACCGAGCAGCGGCGCGAGGCCACCGACGACGTCGTGCGGCTGATGACCCTGGTCTCGCTCGGCGGCTTGGCCCTCGCGCTGATCATCGGGTGGATCGCGGCCGGCCGGATCCTCGCCCCGGTCCGCGCCCTGCACCGGGTCGCCGCCGACATCGGGGAACGCGACCTCACCGCCCGGGTGCCGGTGCACGGCCGGGACGACATCGCCGCGGTCGCGAACACGTTCAACGCCATGCTCGACCGGCTGGAGGAGGCGTACGGGCTGCAGCGCCGCTTCGTCGACGACGCCGCCCACGAACTGCGCACCCCGATCACCGTCATCCGCGGCCACCTGGAACTGCTCGGCGACGACCCCGCCGACCGGCAGCACACCCTGCGCCTGGTCGACGACGAACTCGGCCGGATGAGCCGCATCGTCTCCGACCTGCTCGTGCTGGCCCGCGCCGAACGCCCCGACTTCGTCAAGGCCCGCCCGACCGAGGTGACCGACCTGATGCTCGACATCGAAGCCAAGTCCCAGGCCCTGGCCGAACGCACCTGGCTGCTCGGCGACATCGCCGAAGGCACCGCGACGATCGACGGGCAGCGCGTCACCCAGGCCGTCCTGCAGCTCGCCGCGAACGCCGCCCAGCACACCGCCGACGGCGACGAGATCCGGATGGGTTCGCGCTTCGACGGCACCGGCGCCGACCGGCGGCTGCTGATCTGGGTGTCCGACAGCGGACCCGGGGTGCAACCCGAGGAGGCCGAAGTGATCTTCGAGCGGTTCCATCACGGGTCCGCCGCCCGGCACGGCCCCCGCGCCGGCGCCGGACTGGGTCTGGCGATCGTGCGGACCATCGCCGACGCGCACGGCGGCCGGGCCTGGGTGCGCAGCACTCCGGGTGAGGGCGCCACGTTCGGTCTGGACCTGCCCGCGCCCGACCGGTTCGAAAGGAATGCCGGATGAGCCGCATCCTGATCGCCGAGGACGACGTCAACATCGCCTCGTTCATTCAGAAAGGGCTGCACTCGGCCGGGTTCGTGACCACGCATGTCGCTGATGGGGGCACGGCGCTGCTGCTGGCCCGCGGCGGTGGCTTCGACCTGGTGATCCTCGACATCGGGTTGCCGGTGATGGACGGGTTCGCGGTGCTGCGGCAGCTGCGCACCGAAGGGCTGCGGCTGCCGGTGATCGTGCTGACCGCCCGGGACGCGGTGGAGGACACCGTGGCGGGGCTGGAAGGCGGGGCGAACGACTACGTGTCCAAGCCGTTCCGGTTCGCGGAGCTGCTCGCCCGGATCCGGGTTCGGCTGCAGGAGGCGGTGCCGGCCGATGCCGGTCTCCATCTGGAGCACGGGGATCTGCTGCTGGATCTGCGGACCCGGCGGGCGCAGTGCGGGGAACGGGTCGTGGATCTGACGGCGCGGGAGTTCGGGCTGCTGGAGATGTTTCTGCGGCATCCGGATCAGGTGCTCACCCGGGAGCAGATCCTCAAGCACGTGTGGGGTTACGACTTCAACCCCGCCTCCAATGTGGTCGACGTGTACGTGCGCACGCTACGCAAGAAGGTCGGGGACTCGCGGATCGAAACCGTCTACGGGATGGGCTATCGGCTGCGATGACCGTTACCGAATACTCGACTACGCCTCCGGTCGTGGCGGCGGGCGCATCGCCCGTACCGGAGAAAAGAAGGCCGCGCATCCTGTTGCCGATCGCCGGGCTTGTGGTGGCGGGGTTGTTCGCCTGGACCGCGGGGCGCTCGGGCAGTGGGCCCGGTGGCGCGGCGTCCGTGACGCTGCTGGTGTTCGCCGCTGCGGTGTGGCTGTGGACGTTCACCAAGATCGACGACA is part of the Actinoplanes sp. NBC_00393 genome and harbors:
- a CDS encoding sensor histidine kinase, which produces MTTTDPVAGRGSSVPARWRITGWILLATTIALVAVIVTVRSSLLADGERRANAELEQEAEEFSAFLAEGVDPTTAQPFASPDRVLEVYLARQHPDDDEALIGLAGTDVLEADRRGSGSTRAPYDIAADAGLLAEVSDPDDRYGSVDTPAGPMRWGRVDIGAAPVRGSLVIAIFTEQRREATDDVVRLMTLVSLGGLALALIIGWIAAGRILAPVRALHRVAADIGERDLTARVPVHGRDDIAAVANTFNAMLDRLEEAYGLQRRFVDDAAHELRTPITVIRGHLELLGDDPADRQHTLRLVDDELGRMSRIVSDLLVLARAERPDFVKARPTEVTDLMLDIEAKSQALAERTWLLGDIAEGTATIDGQRVTQAVLQLAANAAQHTADGDEIRMGSRFDGTGADRRLLIWVSDSGPGVQPEEAEVIFERFHHGSAARHGPRAGAGLGLAIVRTIADAHGGRAWVRSTPGEGATFGLDLPAPDRFERNAG
- a CDS encoding DMT family transporter — encoded protein: MPAIAAATVTVILWASAFVGIRAAAPHFHPGSLALGRLLAGALTLLIFLAIRRQGLPPRAAWPGIAVSGVLWFGVYMVALNWGEQLVDAGTAAMIVNVGPAVMALLASWLLKEGFPPRLLAGIAVSFAGAVVVGLSMSDGGRASILGVLLCLVAAVTYAAGVVAQKPALRHATALQATTFGCLIGAICCLPFAGQLIEDVSEAPIGITLNVIYLGVFPTAIAFTTWAYALARTTAGKMGSTTYAVPVVVILLSWMLLGEVPGWLTLAGGALCLAGVAVSRSRPRERVPALQ
- a CDS encoding response regulator transcription factor — its product is MSRILIAEDDVNIASFIQKGLHSAGFVTTHVADGGTALLLARGGGFDLVILDIGLPVMDGFAVLRQLRTEGLRLPVIVLTARDAVEDTVAGLEGGANDYVSKPFRFAELLARIRVRLQEAVPADAGLHLEHGDLLLDLRTRRAQCGERVVDLTAREFGLLEMFLRHPDQVLTREQILKHVWGYDFNPASNVVDVYVRTLRKKVGDSRIETVYGMGYRLR